A single window of Archangium gephyra DNA harbors:
- a CDS encoding diacylglycerol kinase family protein: MSSPALSPPLPPSPEKQPPPHPPRGGSGMLASFLHAWNGLIHTVVHQRNMRVHLVSALLVGLVGSGIELGLAEKVTLIFCVLLIFFAEILNSALEHLVDLATRHFDEKARLTKDAAAAGVLVLATGTVVIFAAILVHNWQTVLDSGPQIARQVALGLPLALCVLVLVLPRPRSVWVDRVAVVGGAVLLAALAPRTASSVFTAMNAGLLVVAGAAARQRRLERARQHR; encoded by the coding sequence ATGAGCTCTCCCGCCCTATCACCTCCGCTTCCGCCCTCTCCCGAGAAGCAGCCGCCGCCCCATCCTCCTCGGGGCGGCTCCGGCATGCTCGCCTCCTTCCTGCACGCGTGGAACGGGCTCATCCACACCGTCGTCCACCAGCGCAACATGCGCGTCCACCTCGTCTCCGCGCTCCTCGTGGGCCTGGTGGGCAGCGGCATCGAGCTGGGGCTCGCCGAGAAGGTGACGCTCATCTTCTGCGTCCTCCTCATCTTCTTCGCGGAGATCCTCAACAGCGCGCTCGAGCACCTGGTGGACCTCGCCACCCGCCACTTCGACGAGAAGGCCCGCCTCACCAAGGACGCGGCCGCCGCTGGCGTGCTGGTGCTCGCCACCGGCACCGTCGTCATCTTCGCCGCCATCCTCGTGCACAACTGGCAGACGGTGCTCGACAGCGGGCCTCAAATCGCCCGCCAGGTGGCGCTCGGCCTGCCGCTGGCCCTGTGCGTGCTGGTGCTGGTGCTCCCCCGGCCCCGCTCCGTCTGGGTGGACCGGGTGGCCGTCGTGGGAGGTGCCGTCCTGCTCGCCGCGCTCGCCCCGCGCACCGCCAGCTCCGTCTTCACCGCCATGAACGCCGGGTTGCTCGTCGTCGCCGGGGCCGCGGCCCGCCAGCGGCGCCTCGAGCGCGCCCGCCAACACCGCTAG